The region TAGGAAAAAAATATCATAGCTGGCCTCTAGAGGCCGTGCAAAAAAAATCCCGTCCGCAAAGAATATATGCGGACGGGATAGATTTTATGGAAGAAGTCTTTGTCTACAACAGGAAAATACCAACCTGAATCAAACCGATAATAAAACCCAGCACTCCGCCGATAACCTCGATAAACTTAAATTCCTGCTTCATGATGGAAAAGAGAATGGATTCGAGCTGCTCCATGGAAAAACATTCTACCTTATCCTGAACAAGACATTTAAAATCAAGTGAACATTCAAGCTGGGAAGAAGTGGTTTCGATGAGTTGTGGAAGCATGGAATCGAGTTCCTGAGAAAGCATTCCTTTAACGGTCTTCATTGTTTCATCATTGAGGAACATGCCTACCATAGGATGCAGGGAGGTCAGCTTCTCGCGGAAAAAAACATCCAGATATTCAAGAACAACATCCTTGTGCTTATCGATGAATGCCGGGTCATTGATTACATTTTTGATGTCTGTATGAGAAATCAGCTCTCTCTCAATCATTTCGCCAAGACGCAGGGCCAGTTCTTTCTGGCGCTTGGGGAAAATACCCTGAATGGTAAAAGGGCCCAGCTTAAGCGGTTTGTGAGGATGAAAAAGCATTTTAACCGCAAGATAGTTAGTGAACCAGCCAATCAAAGCACAGATTACGGGTGAAAGAAGAAGCTTCAATGTTATCATTTATTTTTTTTCCTGAATTATTTTTTTGTTTCAACTTAAAAAGAAGTGCGCGCACATATTTGTCTAAAAACTCATAAAGTGCAAGTAAATATAGAGACACCCGCGACTTTATCCAAAAAATACTTGATTAGTTTTCAAATCAGCGTAAAAGTTTCTTTCAATAGGGTGGAGTAAAGTTTAGGGGTATTTTATGATGAAGAATCGACAAAATTCTCAGTCTATTTATTCAGAGTTGGCCGAGCTCAGAGACAGGCATAACGATTTAAAAAAGTCATTAAATCTTATATGTCCAGATATTGAGCAATCCCGCTTCAAGCATTTATTTGCAAATGCCGCTTCTGCTATTGTCATCCTTGACCGGGAATGCAAGATACTTTTTTCCAACTCTGCTTTTACAGAAATAACGGGCTACAGCCCGGAGGAATGCGCCGATCTGTTCCTCTATAAAATACTAGTACCCCAAAAAGATACAGAAGCCCGAAACTACTTGCGTACTCTCTTCCTTGGCCCAACCTCAAAAAGCAACTTCAGCCTTCAAATTATTGACAAAGAAGGATCTAAGCACTTTGTCGACATGTCCGTAGCTACACTAAATGACTGCAATGCCGAACATGAAAACTGTATTTGCATAATACATGATGTAAGTGCAGAGAAAGAAGCTGAACAGCGTCGCGAAGAACTCATCGAAGAATTGATGGAAGTTAAAGAACTTCAGGAAGATAACGCCGCTCAGCTGGCTACCCTGCTACACCAACTTGACGAAAAAAATTATGCCCTTGAGCAGGAAATAGCAGAGAGAAAAAATGCGCAGAGAAAGCTGAAGGAAAGTGAAGCACGCTTTAAATTCATGAGTATAACGGACCAACTGACAGGACTCTACAACCGCCGCCACATGCTCGACGTGGCAGAAAAAGAAATTTTCAAAAGCCGTAAAACAGGACAGCCCTTAAGCATTCTACTCATGGACGTAGACGACTTCAAAATGTTTAACGACACCTACGGTCACGCTGCTGGAGACGAGGTTCTGGAATATATCGGAACGATCATCAGGGAGACCATCCGCAGTGGAGATAAAGCCTTCCGTTACGGCGGAGAAGAATTCATGGTTATTCTTCCCGAAACCTGCGGACAGGAAGCCATAAAAGTTGCGGAGAAGATCCGCGTCGCCTTCGCAAATTATAAATACCATCCCCAAGACGGAACTCCGGTAAACAAAACCGTCAGCATAGGCGTTGCGGAATTCACCAACGATGAATCACTGGAAAAAGTTATTAAACGGGCTGATGACAATATGTATCGCTGCAAGATAAAAGGTAAAAACAGGATCTATTTTTCCTGTGAATAATCTTATTCTGATTTTGAATTTCTCTTACTGATTACTTCGCCCAAATCCTTTTCCAACTCAGCAAAAATACTTGTAAGCCCCTCATTGAAGGCCCTGACAAGAACGTCCGCCCCATTTGATTTAATCGGAATTTCACGATCAAAATTGCGGGAATAAATTATGGGCAGATCGGCATTGCTGTTATCCAACAGAATAAACTGCATATTTAATACGGCCTTATGCTCCGAAGCTGAATAGTCACCATAAATTGAGTTGACCACCCCTTCCAGCAACAGATCTCCTGTTCCCATACTGTCCGGGCCCAGCACGTTGGCAAAAAGACCGGACTCACCAATCCAGACCCGCAAGTCTTGAGTAACCATCGATGCAGGGGGAACGAAAAAAGAATTATAGTAGTCGGCCTCAAAACCGTTCTCACCTATCTTGTAGACCAGATCACTATCCTCGTATCGAGGCGATATTTTTACTCTCCGCACAATAAGATTCTGAGTCGAATGAATGGAATTCTTATCCTTTTGTTCCCTTTTCGCATCAAGGGTAAAATATTTGCGGTCGAGACTCGGACGTTCCAGCTTAACACAGCCACTCAGCCCGCATGCTGTGAAAACAGCCGCGACGATAAGAATCCTGCAAATCGCCCACATAGTATTTGTACTTTTTTTCATTGTACTATTTCCCGCTTCTTCCTTTTTTCGGGGGATCTCCGAAGAGGACCCCGGCCGGATACTGCTTGGCTTCGTTACTGAGTTCACGCAGATTTTCCATCAACCTGCGAATATTATCCAGAATGGATTCAATATTCCCCTGCTGACCGGCCACAGTCATATTCACCCTTGAAAGTGTTGACTCAAATCTTGTGGCGGCACTTTTTATCCTGTCTGAAGCTTCGCTGATATTATTGAGAGTTTTAGAAAGATCGGCAAGGGTCTGTTTGCCCTGGGGACCGGATAAATATTTTTCCATGCCTCCGGTAACGTTCTTCGCACTCGCGGATGCCATCCGAATATCTTTCATGGCAGCCACAATGTCACCGGAAGATTTTTCCATAATCATACGCATGTTTCTAGCCGCAACTGCAACATCAGGCATAAGAGTGTCCACTGTAGGATCCGAAAGAAGCTGATTAATCCGGGTCATAAACTTTTCAGTCTCACTCAAAGTCCCGGTCAGATGTTTGCTTATTTCGCCGGTATCGGCATTTTTGAGGAAGGTACTCAAATCCTGAGCGACTTGGCGGACATCCTCGATGGCTTCCGAAATATTGGCTTTATTGATATCTTCCAGTGTATCGCTGATAGAAGCCACAGCGCTTTCAACCTTACTAAGCGTAGACGGGGCCGAGGGTACATACAAGTACTTGGGCTTCCAAGTAATTTCCAGCGGAGGATTTTTACTCGGGTCCACATAGTCAATTTCAAGAAACAGCTGTCCGGTCAACCCCAGCGAGACAGGCCGTGCCCTAAGCCCACGCTGAACTTCTTTTTTTAAAGAATGGACCAGATCCTTGCCTTCCTTGCTTGCAAACATGGAATGATTCAGATCGCCGAGAATATAGACATAACGCAACGCGCTCTGATCGATATCCACATACTGGTCAGTAACAAATTCAATACTGGCAACGGAACCGATCTTTACACCACGGAATTTGATGGGCGACCCCACTTCAAGGCCGTTAACGGATTCATTGAGATAGGTTTCCATCTTTACACTATGTTCAAAAATCTTTCCCGCACCCAGAATAGCCAGCACTGCGACAAAAAGCAGAATGCCGATAATTATAAAAAGCCC is a window of Maridesulfovibrio sp. DNA encoding:
- a CDS encoding DUF445 family protein, with product MITLKLLLSPVICALIGWFTNYLAVKMLFHPHKPLKLGPFTIQGIFPKRQKELALRLGEMIERELISHTDIKNVINDPAFIDKHKDVVLEYLDVFFREKLTSLHPMVGMFLNDETMKTVKGMLSQELDSMLPQLIETTSSQLECSLDFKCLVQDKVECFSMEQLESILFSIMKQEFKFIEVIGGVLGFIIGLIQVGIFLL
- a CDS encoding diguanylate cyclase; protein product: MMKNRQNSQSIYSELAELRDRHNDLKKSLNLICPDIEQSRFKHLFANAASAIVILDRECKILFSNSAFTEITGYSPEECADLFLYKILVPQKDTEARNYLRTLFLGPTSKSNFSLQIIDKEGSKHFVDMSVATLNDCNAEHENCICIIHDVSAEKEAEQRREELIEELMEVKELQEDNAAQLATLLHQLDEKNYALEQEIAERKNAQRKLKESEARFKFMSITDQLTGLYNRRHMLDVAEKEIFKSRKTGQPLSILLMDVDDFKMFNDTYGHAAGDEVLEYIGTIIRETIRSGDKAFRYGGEEFMVILPETCGQEAIKVAEKIRVAFANYKYHPQDGTPVNKTVSIGVAEFTNDESLEKVIKRADDNMYRCKIKGKNRIYFSCE
- a CDS encoding ABC-type transport auxiliary lipoprotein family protein, whose amino-acid sequence is MKKSTNTMWAICRILIVAAVFTACGLSGCVKLERPSLDRKYFTLDAKREQKDKNSIHSTQNLIVRRVKISPRYEDSDLVYKIGENGFEADYYNSFFVPPASMVTQDLRVWIGESGLFANVLGPDSMGTGDLLLEGVVNSIYGDYSASEHKAVLNMQFILLDNSNADLPIIYSRNFDREIPIKSNGADVLVRAFNEGLTSIFAELEKDLGEVISKRNSKSE
- a CDS encoding MlaD family protein, yielding MSRKTNPFKLGLFIIIGILLFVAVLAILGAGKIFEHSVKMETYLNESVNGLEVGSPIKFRGVKIGSVASIEFVTDQYVDIDQSALRYVYILGDLNHSMFASKEGKDLVHSLKKEVQRGLRARPVSLGLTGQLFLEIDYVDPSKNPPLEITWKPKYLYVPSAPSTLSKVESAVASISDTLEDINKANISEAIEDVRQVAQDLSTFLKNADTGEISKHLTGTLSETEKFMTRINQLLSDPTVDTLMPDVAVAARNMRMIMEKSSGDIVAAMKDIRMASASAKNVTGGMEKYLSGPQGKQTLADLSKTLNNISEASDRIKSAATRFESTLSRVNMTVAGQQGNIESILDNIRRLMENLRELSNEAKQYPAGVLFGDPPKKGRSGK